Within Saccharomonospora cyanea NA-134, the genomic segment TGGTCTGGCCGGGGAAACCGCCGTCGAGCCCGCTGGCCGAGCTGAGGGTCACGATGGAACCACGGCGCTGGTGCTGCATGATGCGCAGTGCCTCACGGCACGCGAAGAACGTGCCCTTCATGTTGATGCCCATCGTCTCGTCGAACAGGTCACTGCTCATCGCCACGAGGTGCTTGTCGCGGGTGACTCCCGCACTGGTCACGAGGACGTCGAGCCTGCCGTGCTCCGAGCGCAACGACCGGAACATCTCGCGGACGGCGCCCTCGTCGGTGACGTCGGCCCGGATGGTCGACGCCGACCCCCCGTTCGACTCGATCCGTGCGACCAGTTCCTTGGCCGCCTCCTCCGAACGGGAGTAGTTGATCACCACGTGGTTCCCGTTGGCGGCGAGGTCGAGCG encodes:
- the fabG gene encoding 3-oxoacyl-ACP reductase FabG, translated to MFAAGSVALVTGGSRGIGRAVALDLAANGNHVVINYSRSEEAAKELVARIESNGGSASTIRADVTDEGAVREMFRSLRSEHGRLDVLVTSAGVTRDKHLVAMSSDLFDETMGINMKGTFFACREALRIMQHQRRGSIVTLSSASGLDGGFPGQTNYVASKGAIIAFSKALSYEAAPYGVRVNVVAPGFVETDMTRMIPTKLRENYASRIRLGRMGRPEEIAHLVTFLASDRASYITSETFVANGGGLG